One window from the genome of Nicotiana tomentosiformis chromosome 5, ASM39032v3, whole genome shotgun sequence encodes:
- the LOC104114840 gene encoding guanylate kinase 2, chloroplastic/mitochondrial, with product MQFRRLYTSLSNSSRDPFLLYRNLKNPFAVFDPNPQFLSTPRILKKRPILVTKRLVSSFPAMADARRPAHVPIPPPETADKAELYRALEAAVGSPFSSGPLVPDPHPLIIVVSGPSGVGKDAVIKRLREVRENMHFVVTATSRSKRPGEVDGKDYFFVSKEEFITMIERHELLEYALVYGDYKGIPKQQIRDQMAKGLDIVLRVDIQGAATLKRILGKSAVFVFLVAESEDALVKRLIDRKTETKETLLVRIATAREEVKHMEEFDYVVVNREGELENSVKLMESIIDAEKAKVRQRTATI from the coding sequence ATGCAATTTCGTAGGCTCTACACCTCTTTATCAAATTCTAGCCGCGATCCATTTCTCCTCTATCGAAATCTCAAAAACCCTTTTGCTGTTTTTGACCCTAACCCACAATTCCTCTCAACACCAAGAATCTTGAAAAAAAGGCCAATTCTTGTAACCAAACGTTTAGTGTCATCATTTCCTGCTATGGCGGATGCAAGAAGACCCGCCCATGTCCCTATACCACCCCCTGAAACTGCCGATAAGGCTGAATTGTATCGGGCCCTCGAGGCGGCGGTGGGGTCGCCGTTTAGTTCAGGTCCATTGGTACCCGACCCTCATCCTTTGATCATTGTGGTTAGTGGCCCGAGTGGGGTTGGTAAAGATGCGGTGATTAAAAGGCTTAGAGAAGTTAGGGAGAATATGCATTTTGTTGTTACTGCGACGAGCCGGAGTAAAAGGCCCGGTGAAGTTGATGGAAAAGATTACTTTTTTGTGAGTAAAGAAGAGTTTATAACAATGATTGAGAGACATGAGTTGTTGGAGTATGCATTGGTGTACGGGGATTATAAGGGTATACCAAAACAGCAAATTAGGGATCAAATGGCTAAAGGATTGGATATAGTGTTGAGAGTTGATATACAAGGGGCAGCGACTTTGAAGAGGATTTTGGGTAAATCTGCAGTGTTTGTGTTTTTAGTGGCGGAGAGTGAAGATGCATTAGTGAAGAGGTTGATTGATAGGAAGACTGAGACTAAAGAGACTTTGCTTGTGAGAATTGCCACGGCTAGGGAGGAAGTGAAGCATATGGAGGAATTTGATTATGTGGTAGTGAATAGAGAAGGGGAGTTGGAGAATTCTGTTAAGTTGATGGAGTCTATTATTGATGCAGAGAAAGCTAAAGTCAGGCAAAGAACTGCGACGATTTAG
- the LOC138893041 gene encoding uncharacterized protein: MSDDEQKRLERFGRHRPPSFSEAESEDAQDFLDRCQRILPTIFIMETSGVSFTTFQMSGVAFRWKEAYELIRPVDAASLMWHEFYVLFLEKFVPQARREELRRQFEKLRREGMSVTQYEMRFSELSIHAI; this comes from the coding sequence ATGAGTGACGATGAGCAGAAGaggctagagaggtttgggaggcataggcctccatcattcagtgaggctgagtcagaggatgctcaggacttcttagacaggtgccagcggattcttcccACAATATTTATtatggagactagtggagtctcatttacCACTTTTCAGATGTCGGGGGTAGCTTTCAGATGGAAGGAGGCCTATGAGTTGATCAGGCCAGTCGATGCTGCATCACTTATGTGGCATGAGTTCtacgttctcttcttggagaaatTTGTTCCACAGGCCCGCAGAGAGGaattgcgtaggcagtttgagaagCTACGCCGGGAGGGTATGTCTgtcacccagtatgagatgagattttcagagttatCTATTCACGCGATCTAG
- the LOC138893042 gene encoding uncharacterized protein, translated as MDHTVPVRIIHISRPRGGGRSGDNQARCYAIPSRTDVVASDAVITDIVLVCHIDASTLFDPGSTYSYVSSKFTRCLDIPRESLVSSVHVSTSVGDTIIVDRVYRSCVVIIGGLETRVDLLLLSMVDFDMILGMDWLSPCHAILDYHAKTMTLAMLGLPKIEWRGSLDLFPVG; from the coding sequence ATGGATCATACAGTGCCCGTCCGGATTATTCATATCtctcgccctagagggggaggccggtcaggtgacaatcaggctcgatgctatgctaTCCCTTCCAGGACAGAcgtcgttgcttcagatgcagtgatcacagatATTGTTTTAGTATGCCACATagatgcttccacattatttgaccctggttctacttattcgtatgtatcatccaAATTTACTCGTTGTTTGGATattccccgtgagtccttagtttcatctgttcatgtatctacgtcggtgggcgatactattattgtggaccgtgtgtatcggtcgtgtgtggtgatcATTggaggattggagactagagttgatctcttattgcttagtatggttgattttgacatgattctgggcatggattggttgtccccatgtcatgctattctagattatcacgcgAAAACTATGACGTTAGCAATGCTGGGGTTACCTAAgatagagtggagaggttctctggatTTGTTCCCAGTTGGGTGA